In the genome of Arabidopsis thaliana chromosome 4, partial sequence, the window AgtcttataatataataaaaaacgatttttttttctggtatAGAGACTTTTGAACTGGTCAACTACAAATTGAATACGAAAGCAGGAAGAAaggtaaaaagaaagatgaatcAAATCCGTTGATCAAAAACAAGGCGACCCATTTTTATAGGAGTAGAGAAATTTTGACCATTGTAGTCGGTAAACAAATTACAAAGCCAggtagagatagagagagagaggaaaccATTAAAGGTCTTAGCTATGTGCGGAAATGGTGGTTTTGGTCACTGCTTTGTAGATTATTTGACAGTAACGACGACTAGTACAAGTACTTGCAGAGAAAGATCGATATTTTTCTAGaattgatatttgtttattggttttctattttgttaccttttattgattttttccaACTGTTGGGCTTGGTTATCAAGTCAAGGTCAAGCCATGCATTAATACGGTCCGACCGATAACCGAAATAACCGATCCGGTTTATTATTTCTCAGAATTTTGAAACCATGAACCTTTACATGATCAAAGGATACAGGTACTTATTGTTACAATGCAtttcaaaggaaaacaaaacacaaacaacacaTAAACATCACTAATTCAGAATTTTAAAACCATGCACCTTAACATCAGAAGGGTCActtattaattattacaatGCATTTTCAAACCAAACCTCGGAATAATCTTTGAGTTTCTCCTTCATGATCATGTCGATTTTGCTACCCATTTCCGGAGTTAGATGATTCTTCCAGTCACCAACTATCCCTTTGCGGAAATGGTTCTTGTACTCTATGCCATTGATTGACTTTCCGGTCTTGTTAACCTCCAAACTGCTCAGGTTAGGCAGAGAACACATCTCCAAGATCTTATTTAGAGATCcgttcttttcttcttccttagaaAATGGACAACCCAAAAACTCTGCGAGTTTCTTGAGCTGACCATGAGGATCTGTTTTTATCTCATCATACCTCATGAAAAGCACTTGCTTTGGCTTTTCCAAGCTAGCTTTCCAGTAACTCAGGATATGATCCCAAAACGGACCAAACAAGCAGACTCCGCTGCAAAAGGACTCAAACATAGACTCAAGAATGGTTCTGTCCTCTTCTTTATTCAGACTCCTGCAAACGATATGCCAACGTGACACCAGCGAATCTTTCGCGTCCCTGCAGATGTAAACCACCTTGCAAGGAGAGTCCTTGACAGCTACTTGCAGCGTGTGGAAAGGCGTGTGAGTAGAGAACAACcttggagatgatgatgagagcTAGGTCAAGTCCGGTGTTTGGGTATCCCGGTAAAGATTCATCTCAAGGACAGGTACGAGGTTGTGAGGATTGTTGGATAGAAGAGGATGGCTCATAGGATCATCATGAGAAGGGTTCTTTGTTCTCTCAAAAAGCGCGACAGTGAGTGCCTTGAGCCACAGGGTGCCGGATTTTGGGTACGATGCGACGATAATATCAGTGTCTTGAGGCTTAAAACCTCTCTGGAAATTGAGAACACCTTGGAGAAAGTTGTAGTAATACCAAGAGCCTTGGTACTTGCAGAGGTTTCGACCGAGGTACCCTTTCTctgaagaaagtgaagagatTAGAGTCTTTGTTTCTTCCGTTAAGTCTTCGTCTCTCAAGTTCATCCActtctccatttttcttttgtttttacttttagcGACTTATTTTGAATGCTGTGTTTGCTTCAAACCCCTAGTATCactatttatattaaaatgttaaaatatatgatccaATAAAACGTTTACAcatcacttttaaaaatatttattttattttattacgAACATGTATCTCAAAAATCGAGAGGCAATAGTGAcgtacaaaaacaaaaagagagataacGTGGTAGGGGattatgaaattatgaatCAGAAATTATAGTGCATGTATTTTTATACTAGAAGTGtaatacatacaaaaaaaagttcttttaCTCGTGAAAAGTATGTCTTCCTATAACTAGCATACGATAACTATAaacttgatatttttaaaagtaaaaattctGTCTTCTTTGTCTATGAGATAATAGGACATTAAAATCCAAAGATTCCAAAATTATCTTTTCTGCTGCCAAGGATTCCATTCACTTTCCAACTGGTATCTACCATCgatttttatctatttgtACCTCAGCCTGCCCGAATGGTCATTTGATGATTCAATAATATACAATGTCCTGACCTATACATATCACTTAGGGCATCACTTATTCACTTTAATCGAGAGTGTTTATATTGGAAACGTACATGACATCGCAATGTCagcattaattatttaaatattttaatatattccTATCGCAAGATAATGTCTAAGTTAGATTATAGGTTCAACATTCTgcaactttcatatattttttttttaagctgGTTAACAGGTTAGTTTAAGTGTTTGACGTAACCATAAGAGAATTGATTCATTTTAGCTTGTGTGTAATAGTTGGCGGGAAGGGTAATTTTGTTGGCATACTCTTCTCTGCTATTTAACCAGGGCTTGAATAACAAATATGGATGTGACATTGACACAGTTCATAAgcaaatatacaaaattgaGGGAGCAAATTTACGTaacattttgtaaaatttacgtgtatatataatttatcattAGCTTACAATTTTTATACTCGTAGAATTGCACAACACCATAATTAATGCATAAAATCTCCATTTATAATTCAAACCATCATTTAGAAATTAAGAGATGACCATATGTAACATGTTAGGGTAGATGTGATTATGGTGctaaactaaagaagaagactagaTTGTTGGAACGAAATTAGAACTCACGGAACACGTTGGCATGTCCAGGAGAATAGTTATTTACATGACATCATTGATAGCATAAAAAACATGGATAAAGTTAATAACGTTCAAATGGTCACCATAATTACAACAATTTCCTTTAAAGCATTCACAACAATTTCTGATCTAGAATGGTTATATCTACTCGAATTtgaatggaaaaaaaataaaaataaaaataagataaaagaGTCAACCTTATGTCCAATTCaagataattgttaaaaaaacaatccaaaatTCGATTTCAGTCGTTCataatttatattcaattgGGATTTGGGATCAAGATAAAAGAGTCAACCTTATGTTTTTATGAGAGGCTAGAGAAAAAATAGATTATgattaataaatttgatagaagaaacagagtaaaacgTTATCCACAGGCCACAGCTTGCACGTAAGTAATACCTATACATTATCGTTTATTCGttatccttttttctcttactaAACCGTATCTCTTCGCTTATCTACATGTGTAATCCTCTACCtccctctatatatatacaaaacacaacttttatcaaaaaaaaaaaaaaaaactagaacaGAACACAAACATCTCGACAAGAActctctgttctttcttatcaaaaaaaaaaagaactctcTGTTCTGTTCTTATTGATCAAGAAACCTTTTCTTGTCCTTTTGGTTAAGACttcaaaagaaagatcaaatcaGAATCTAAACATAattgacaaaagaagaagagatgaacaTTCGCGATGGTAATCTTATTTCgactacaaaagaagaagagggtgTTATTGGAGTTTCAGGATCCTCTGCAAAagtttcatcttcatcttctatcTCTATGTGTTCATCTGATTTAACAGaggatgcttcttcttcttcttcttcttcttcttcttcttcaaatggGCCTTTCGACGATCTTTCGGACCTCATCTCTCAGCTCCCTATCATGTAATGACACTAAATCTCTGGGTGAAATATTATCTCACAGTCCTTATTCTCTTTGATCGTTCCATCTTGTCTCCATAGACAGTGttaagaatttgttttcttattgtctttgttttttttcttacagtcAGGTCAAGAAAGGAGGACTTTCAAAGTATTATAAAGGCAAATCTCAATCATTCACATCTCTAGCAAATGTCACAAGTCTACAGGATCTTGTGAAGAGAGGATCAAGAACGAAGTCATGCTGCAAAAGGGATTATTTCTATGGACCAAAGGCAACAATCTCCATGAAAGCCACGAGAACATCctcaaaacattcaaattcaAGATTAACCTTTAAACCATTTCATGATTCACCCAAATCAGTTCAATGACATGACAAAACAACCTTCTGGGTTCAGTTTAACATTGTATTCATTTGTATACAAGTTTGCCCCAAGCTAAATGAGAACAGAGAGAATTTAGGGCCAAATAACGCCTTTTACACTAATTGTGCAGAAAAATTGTCAAAAcgaattaaaaacattttccttTGGGTCGTTTACTTGTGATGTGATCAAATCTTGTAAACCGGAGTGATTCCAAGAAGGTGGAAGCATTTCCGCATGACTATGGCCGTTGCTTCACAAAGTAGGAGACGGCTTGTCTCCTCTGGTGAACCATTGACCTGTAAAAGATCATGTTTTAAGTGAGATCAACATTATAGTGGTTGATTATGCAGCTATGCAGTCTAATATCACAATATCAAATGAGAAATGTAGAGTCTTGTGAATTGCACACCTGACAATTGGAGTAGAATCTGGTAAAGTGTTCAGATAAATTGTAGAGGTACTCGCACAGAACACTCGGTAATAAGTTGGTACAAGCTTCCTCCACCGTCTGCAAATTGTTCACACATGAGTTTCAAGTTCATCTTGTTGCCGAGAAAAAGAAGCCAAATATGAAAGAAGTATCTAAAGAGAGCATGTGTTACCTCAGCAAATCGAAGCAAGTGAAGCCCCAGTGCTCGTTCATCTGCATGATCCAATGCTAATTTTCCTGTCTGCAATGAATAAGATGTTGAAACATAAGAATTACTCTTTATTGTACTGCGTATGGTAGGAACTAATAACAGACTTCGTAGGTGTTCGACGATCCATATCTTATGAAAATGTGAAAGATAGCACAACCAAGAAActaaaaaggacaaaaaggCCCAGGGTGTATACAAAATGAATCTTGAGactccaaaaaattaaatgctCACTATAGACACTGGCATTAACTTAAAAGTTTAAACACTTCTGAAAATTGTTTAAGCTTTCAATTTCAAACTAAATAGTTTATAACGTCGCATTTCCTTGATAGAGACAATGGGAAAGTTTCAGGGGCAGCCAAGAGgaacaaagaataaaattCAGCGATTCATGTTCATGCAGCTAAAGTACCTTTTTCAGCTCATCTATGTCTTTGCCAGACTTTCTGATGATTGAACAGATCCGAGCATGGGCGTAAAGAAGGTAAACGGCTGTATTTCCCTGCTCATGACATATGATCAATAAGGTTGTGTAGGTGACTGCAAAATGCAAATTTGTAAACTAGGTGGCAAATTTCAGTACCTTGTCATTAAGCATTTGATCAAAGCTGAAAGTATAATTTGTTAATCTGTTGTTCTTCAGGTCAGCATACCTTGAAagaatattaaacaaaaccgCACATTAGCTTGTAGCCATGAATATAAACCAACTGTCAAAACATCTGGCAAATCATTCATCATAATTGAGCAGCCTTAATTATAAAACGTCACCGAAAACCGGAAGATACTGAATAGAATTCACTATTATCAGCAGTAGAATAGAGATGATACTTACTTGACCGCACCATATCCAACTGCCTCAGCTGTTTGGTCCAGTTCTTCCGGTGTCCATTCTTTGTCCTTAcctaaacagagaaaaaacatGTAAGGATTAATAGACCAAATAATAACTCAACAAGTGATGGTTCAACATTTCAAAACGTAGAGAGTTTTAAGACAAAGTTAGATACCGCGCTCAATAAGGGCAAGTTTACTGCGAGTCTTGGCCTCATCTAGCAAATCAACTAGGCGGACTACATCTGTTGCCCGAGTTCTAAATCGCTTGCCATCTTCCCCAAGGACGAGACCAAAACCAACATGGTTAACTCTAGGGTAAGTTTTATCATTGTCTGGAAGCCAACCTGCTTTTCTGGCAGCCTAATTCACAGTAACATGATAACCACAGTTACGACTGACAGTTTCAgtcaatagaaaatatttcacaagacgtcaaaaacaataaaatattcatCAAACCTACTTTGAAGAACATATTAAAGTGCTGCTGCTGGCCAACATCGGTCACATATATGATCCACTCAGCTTTCTCTTCATTGAGCCGGTACCTGGGCCAGGCAAAATTTAGCACCAGCAGACAATCCATTGAACAATATGCAAGTTCAGATCAAACTTCAGTAAGTACAGACACGGAAAGTCATAACATGTGAGATCTATTTTCAAAAGATCACTACTAAAATCCGGATTTCATGAAATAACTAACGTAAAGATAACCCACCAAAGAGCAGTCAGATCTGTTGAGGCATAGTTAAAACCACCATCACTCTTTACAACCATGAGTGGGATGTCGAAGCCTTCAAGGAAAATCACACGAGCACCTTCACTTTCTTCAACCAACCCCTTGCTATTCAATTCCTCAATTACTTTAGCAATATGAGGGTTGTAAAAGCTTTCTCCCTGTCATGAATTAAATCAATGCATTTTTCATTACCCATCCATGTATCTCTTTTTCCATTATATCTCAAATAATGTTGTACAGGTCCAGCTATTACTTTACCTTTTCTTCAAGCTCAACTCGAAGGCGTTGGTAAACCTTGGCAAACTCAGTTCGGCTGATGTCACAGATCTTAGCCCAAGCCTTACGGTAAACAGGATCACCACCCTGCGCCATAGAAAGGAATATATTAAGACTTGTGAGTAATTTAGATCTTGCAACCAAAGGCAGCTGCAAATTGAGACACTGCAAAACAGAATAACACACTAGTGATTATTTACCTGTAGACGGACCACAGCCTGTTGTGCTTTTTCCTTAAAGGCCTCGTCCAGatcaaatttatgttttgatgcCTTGTAAAACACCTATCAAACGACATCTCTAAGGTTAGAAACTATATTGCTTTGGTTCTTCACATGCAAGCATATTATGCCAATATTGCTACATAATAAAACTGTAAAGCTTGAGAGGGCATATTATAGAAGGCAGCTGACCTGAAGATCTCCAATTGCTGTCTCGGTCACACTATCTGTATCAGGAAATTTCTCAAAGAGGTACTCAATTAGCATGCCAAACTGCAGAATAAAAGCAGCTTTTATTTCGCTGATAAATATTGGAACacaacaattacaaaaaaagaaccaagGTCAAAAAACCATTTGAAGAGCAGAAAAGTAGCTACCTGTGTTCCCCAGTCACCAACATGGTTTCTGCGTAGAACTTCAACATGTGAGTACTCGAGCATGCGAGCTAGAGTGTCACCAATGATAGTTGATCTTAGATGACCAACATGCATTTCTTTTGCAATGTTGGGAGAGGAAAAATCAACTACAGCTCTCTTAACCGAAAGAGTAGGTGCCCATGTGTCAACTCCATCGATGAGCATATTTTCAATACTCTGcaaatagattaaaaaacaattatgctAAACACACATTTTATTTACATGAGCACTAGAAAAGGACTACACAATTACAACAGGAGCACCTTAGCCATCCACTTAGCTGATAGTACAACATTAATAAAGCCAGGTCCAGCTACAGAGCATGATTCTACCATCTCAGAAGTAGGGAGACTCTTAACAAGGGCCTATGTGAAAAAAGGATCAGAATAAAAGTTAAAGAACATACCAAAAGCCACGAAATTATAAAGACCAAACAAACGAACCTGTCCAACAGCTGGAGGACCCTTGAACTGAGTACCCTTTCCTTTAATTATGGACCATAGTCCCATTGCGTTGTTACTGCAGACAACAATATGATGTAAGAATATAATTtgacaaagagaaaacaacTTAATTAGAACTATAATTTCACTGAACCAAGTGAGAGGGGGAGCACCATTGGTAATCTCCAAATTTTCCAAGAGCGGAGGCAGCCACCAAGGGCTCAACACTAGGTTCATCAGGAACCGTTAATTTTAGAGAAACATCAAAGAGCTTCGCGAGTTGACGTTTCAGATTTCCCGTAAATTCTTCATTctgtcaaaaagaaattagTCATGAAACAGGGAAATAAGAATGTTATAAACTTTCTCctggattttaaaaaaaaactgctgACTTACAGCTGCCATTGCTACCACGGACTTAGCTCTGGATGAGAAAGCAAATCTCCAAGCCGTTGCTCTCAATTTTTCTGTCTAGGTTACAAAACCCCAAAGCGAAATCAGTACATCCAAAttgcaattaaaaaaaacaaacaatgaaactttgaTTGTAAGCAGTAGATTGCTCTTCTTTATTGGAGTTACATCAAATCATTGATACAGTGCACACAAACCGTGttgaaatataaacaaaaatgaacaCTTACCCTCTTCAGCATTTCTATAGAAACTAAAACGAAAACCACGCAAACACAATATCATTTCGCAAAGTTCCAacagttagaaaaaaaatgagcTTAGCCAAGAATAAGAATCTAATCTCAACAAATGGGGAGAATGTAGTCGAGCAGAGATAAACCACAAgtagagagaaaaatggagaTAAGAAGAGCTCGGAGAGAGGATTTTACcagttggagaagaagaagagaaataagcAAAGTGATGATGGGAACGAGAAAAACGATTCAAGGAGAAGAGACAAGACGGCGGTGGTGTTGCTGTGACCGGAAAGAGGGTTAGGCTTATTATTGCCATTTCCAATtttctgtctctctctttaatttgtttccctttttttatttttttattttatcttctttttttttttaattgttcaGGTAATTTTCGTGTTGGGCCGAAAAAATATTAGGCCCATTATGCCATTAGGTTACTGTGTTTATTAATGCGATCCGATTCGTTGAACATTTAGGCTAAAGTTGAACAAATCAACGGCGAATTTGAGGAagattaaataaataagaagGGATGGAGAATCATACCACGGTGGTAAAAGTCAGATGATCGGCGGAGAAACGGAGCTTTGTCGTTAAAgtttctcttctgttttcGTCTTTTGGGAAAATGAAcatatgatgatgaattttaagggttcttttgattatttatttcctTGTTAATTCGTTGAATATGTCTCTTAACCACCGGGGTAATAGACATTTTGATCGACCCGAACCTGCAAACTTAATTAAACCGGGCTGGACTATTCGGATAGACCAACTAAAGCGCGGTTTACGTCAAATTGGCTATTCAGAATCTGGTTTTCGTCTGAACAGATGAAGCAAATATACTCTCAGAATCAAGCTTATATTATTGATACTGAAGAGGCAACTGCATATAGATGCAAGATAAACACCAAGTGACATTAAGGTAAGAAAGTAGCACCTGAAGGATTAGACCTTTACTTTCATCATCAGCAAGAGGAGATGAGGAAAAACTCATCACTGACTCAAGGATGGAGTTTCTAATGTAAATTTGAGCATCGTCTTCTAATATCAGTTGATCTACCTTTTTCCCTCTGGATGACTCAAAATCGTCTGGATAAGCGAGAATATATAGGAAAGTCCTTGCTTTCCATGTTGAAGCTTTCATGCCTCAAGAAGCTCAGCAAAGTTGGGTGAGCTCTGGACATAAATCTGAAAAGTACGACCAACACAACACTGTCCGTTGATACGGTTGAAGGACACGGCGGTAGTGTTTGAAGGCATTAATAGGTGTTGGGCcgaaaaattaataaatcataaaaattaacCTTTATGATTCTGAAATCTTTGTACACAACGGAAGTCTTCTTCATATAGAACTTGTGACAATCGACACAAGTCTCAGAAGCTCCGAGATTATGAGAACTGGAATAATAATAGCAATAGCTTCATAAACACTAAACCCCTAATCTTTCTATCAAACGTTTCTCAACATATCCGATGTATCCTCCATAGGAGAAGTATTAAACGACTACGCAATAGTTTCATTTGTTGTCCCTGTAATGAGCGAAAGCAAGAAGAGGACTAACGTGAGCAAAGCCCATATCAACAACAATGAACAGAGTAATGAATCAAAGAGTTGACTTAATAATACCTCTTAACAAAAGAGTCATCCTCAGTGTTTATCACAATCTTTTCACCTGCCTCGAGATAAGATGGTACCTGAGGTATTCAAGGTGGAACCAAGAGTTATTTTGGTATTTAGATGAACCAGACTAGTTCCTGTTACATGAAATTTGAAGATCAAACAATACTAATAGCTCCAACTTCCTAGAACGACATCTTACCTGAATAGTGGAACCATTATCCAGGAGAGCTCTCTTGTACCTGCATTTTAAGAAATAAGGCGTTTTCTCATAACTTATAAACGATTGATTCATGGtgttaaggaaacaaaatggTACATGTGTTAAACAAAATGGTACATGTGTTAATCAATAATATGTTAAACGCTTATACCGTATAGAGAAAAAGCGTTCCTGACTTTTGAGAAAAAGGACATACCGAGGAGCTGATGTTAGGCCTTTCATTGGAAGTTGTGTTTCTACAACTGTGCATGTGATATGCTTAGGGATAGATGCAGATAAAGCTCTTCCATCATACAGCTGCAACTGAACTTTCATTTCCTCTGTCAATCACGAGGAAAGAAGGGACAAAGAGATACATGACAAATATGTTAGTATTTCTAGCACATGCACTCAACTTGCTCAACAATGACTGTCTGCACTCAAGAGTATCCATATTGTTGTTGAGACAACCATCAACAAAGGAAATAAGTATGACATGCACCACGAAAGATATCATCTTGCTACCAACCTTTTAAATATACAGCAGCTTTTCCAAATATGTCCAATGGCACTTCAACTTGCTCAAACGTATTAGGCCTGTTGGATTTACATAATCAAGGAAATCAACTTTAGCAACACAAGATCCTACAGTGTTTAAGTTGATATAAAACAGGTAATGagattacacaaaaaaatatggacTCACTCAATCAGATATGCAGTATCTCCCTCTGCATACAAACACGTGAAAGATTTctcttcaacaaaaacttcTGCAGTAAATTGATGCAATCAAtcaatatcacaaaaaaagtaatcGACCTATCCTACGATGCTAATACCAAAATGGTTAgagaacccaaaaaaaacaacttttagTAGGTAACTGATGAATTAACACTAAGCTATGGAATAAGCAACATACTCTC includes:
- a CDS encoding P-loop containing nucleoside triphosphate hydrolases superfamily protein (P-loop containing nucleoside triphosphate hydrolases superfamily protein; FUNCTIONS IN: sulfotransferase activity; INVOLVED IN: biological_process unknown; LOCATED IN: cellular_component unknown; EXPRESSED IN: embryo, sepal, flower, seed; EXPRESSED DURING: petal differentiation and expansion stage, E expanded cotyledon stage; CONTAINS InterPro DOMAIN/s: Sulfotransferase domain (InterPro:IPR000863); BEST Arabidopsis thaliana protein match is: P-loop containing nucleoside triphosphate hydrolases superfamily protein (TAIR:AT5G43690.1); Has 2654 Blast hits to 2620 proteins in 183 species: Archae - 0; Bacteria - 186; Metazoa - 1675; Fungi - 1; Plants - 535; Viruses - 0; Other Eukaryotes - 257 (source: NCBI BLink).), with product MEKWMNLRDEDLTEETKTLISSLSSEKGYLGRNLCKYQGSWYYYNFLQGVLNFQRGFKPQDTDIIVASYPKSGTLWLKALTVALFERTKNPSHDDPMSHPLLSNNPHNLLSSSSPRLFSTHTPFHTLQVAVKDSPCKVVYICRDAKDSLVSRWHIVCRSLNKEEDRTILESMFESFCSGVCLFGPFWDHILSYWKASLEKPKQVLFMRYDEIKTDPHGQLKKLAEFLGCPFSKEEEKNGSLNKILEMCSLPNLSSLEVNKTGKSINGIEYKNHFRKGIVGDWKNHLTPEMGSKIDMIMKEKLKDYSEVWFENAL
- a CDS encoding uncharacterized protein (unknown protein; Has 9 Blast hits to 9 proteins in 5 species: Archae - 0; Bacteria - 0; Metazoa - 2; Fungi - 0; Plants - 3; Viruses - 0; Other Eukaryotes - 4 (source: NCBI BLink).), which produces MRSERSSKGPFEEEEEEEEEEEASSVKSDEHIEIEDEDETFAEDPETPITPSSSFVVEIRLPSRMFISSSFVNYV
- a CDS encoding uncharacterized protein (FUNCTIONS IN: molecular_function unknown; INVOLVED IN: biological_process unknown; LOCATED IN: cellular_component unknown; BEST Arabidopsis thaliana protein match is: oxidative stress 3 (TAIR:AT5G56550.1); Has 289 Blast hits to 232 proteins in 41 species: Archae - 0; Bacteria - 12; Metazoa - 36; Fungi - 21; Plants - 151; Viruses - 2; Other Eukaryotes - 67 (source: NCBI BLink).); its protein translation is MNIRDGNLISTTKEEEGVIGVSGSSAKVSSSSSISMCSSDLTEDASSSSSSSSSSSNGPFDDLSDLISQLPIIQVKKGGLSKYYKGKSQSFTSLANVTSLQDLVKRGSRTKSCCKRDYFYGPKATISMKATRTSSKHSNSRLTFKPFHDSPKSVQ